The following proteins are co-located in the Apium graveolens cultivar Ventura chromosome 5, ASM990537v1, whole genome shotgun sequence genome:
- the LOC141660200 gene encoding secreted RxLR effector protein 161-like: MENKLQLDKDEGGQLVEATEYRCIIGSLRYLTHTRPDITYAVGVVSRFMEKPTVKHQQAVKHILRYVKGTVNYGLAYKNEQSGKILVGFSDSDLAGDVVDMRSTGGMCFYLNKSLISWTSQTQRVVALSSCEAEYMAATLAACQSIWLCGLLEEISGQKIGPVILHVDNKSIIELMKNPVLHGRSKHIDVRFHFNYECIESGKLIVKHVVTLKQ; encoded by the coding sequence ATGGAGAATAAGCTTCAACTTGATAAGGACGAAGGAGGGCAACTGGTTGAAGCAACAGAGTATAGATGCATCATTGGAAGCCTGCGATATCTGACACACACACGCCCGGATATTACATACGCGGTGGGTGTGGTGAGTAGATTCATGGAAAAGCCAACCGTGAAGCACCAACAAGCTGTTAAACATATACTGAGATATGTGAAAGGCACTGTTAATTATGGTCTAGCATACAAGAATGAACAAAGTGGGAAAATATTGGTTGGGTTCTCAGATAGTGATCTAGCGGGCGATGTTGTTGACATGAGGAGCACAGGAGGGATGTGCTTCTACTTGAATAAGAGTCTGATATCGTGGACATCGCAGACGCAGCGTGTGGTTGCACTATCGTCCTGCGAGGCTGAATACATGGCTGCAACGTTGGCAGCTTGTCAAAGCATTTGGTTATGTGGGTTACTTGAGGAAATATCTGGACAGAAAATTGGACCTGTTATACTCCATGTTGACAACAAATCTATAATCGAGTTGATGAAGAACCCAGTTCTGCATGGAAGAAGTAAACATATTGATGTGAGGTTTCACTTTAACTATGAATGTATCGAGAGTGGAAAGTTGATAGTTAAGCATGTGGTTACTCTGAAGCAGTGA